A stretch of the Poseidonibacter antarcticus genome encodes the following:
- a CDS encoding sensor histidine kinase: MNNISAAKEFKDPNLSQIIDNSLEQIKTTTTYMSKTGEKFLDLYADKKGIENIDLSNSISSSIKIFKSQIDSLNIKIITETKNKYTLYSDKYLISNIFLIILENAIKVFKSKNIKNPFIKIVSTKINKQIIITISDNAGGIKTTPINSIFEKDLTSLKSSGLGLFLAKNILTMKLDGEISVENTIDGACFKIIFNIGKNI, encoded by the coding sequence ATGAATAATATATCTGCTGCAAAAGAGTTTAAAGACCCTAATTTATCACAAATAATTGATAATTCACTAGAACAAATAAAAACTACTACTACTTATATGTCAAAGACAGGAGAAAAATTTCTTGATTTATATGCAGATAAAAAAGGTATAGAGAATATTGATTTAAGTAATTCCATATCATCTTCTATAAAGATTTTTAAAAGTCAAATTGATTCATTAAATATAAAAATAATTACTGAAACAAAAAATAAATATACTTTATATTCAGATAAATATTTAATCTCCAATATATTTTTAATAATACTTGAAAATGCCATTAAAGTATTTAAAAGTAAAAATATAAAAAATCCATTTATAAAAATTGTAAGCACAAAAATAAACAAACAAATAATCATAACTATTAGTGACAATGCAGGAGGAATAAAAACAACTCCAATAAACAGTATTTTTGAGAAAGATTTAACTAGTTTAAAATCTAGTGGACTAGGACTATTCTTAGCAAAAAATATTCTAACTATGAAATTAGATGGTGAAATTTCTGTAGAAAATACTATAGATGGTGCTTGCTTTAAGATTATTTTTAATATTGGAAAAAATATTTAA
- a CDS encoding TIGR02757 family protein encodes MNNIKKLLDNEFEQRNKEYELSYDKPDPLLVASRYDDEYIILLCALFAYGKASMIVKFLDSLDFSLLDASDEKIDKELDSFYYRFQNSEDIKIIFKTFKKMKKTSSLNEIFLKGYKENSSILEGLDYLIKQIHEIANHKSQGFTFLVSSPLKRDKNGQIKEIGNAPYKRWNMFLRWMVRDDELDLGLWKGIDKKDLILPLDTHTFNVSRKLGLLTRKTYDLKSALLITEKLKSFDINDPIKYDFSLYRIGQEKLFIF; translated from the coding sequence ATGAATAATATAAAAAAGCTTTTGGATAATGAATTTGAACAAAGAAATAAAGAGTATGAACTCTCGTACGACAAACCAGACCCACTTTTGGTAGCAAGTAGATATGATGATGAATATATAATTCTTTTATGTGCTTTATTTGCTTATGGAAAAGCCAGTATGATTGTAAAATTTCTAGATAGCTTAGATTTTTCACTTTTAGATGCAAGTGATGAAAAAATTGATAAAGAATTAGACTCATTTTATTATAGATTTCAAAATAGTGAAGATATAAAGATAATATTTAAAACATTTAAAAAAATGAAAAAAACAAGTAGTCTAAATGAGATTTTTCTAAAAGGATATAAAGAAAATAGTTCTATTTTAGAAGGCTTAGACTATCTAATAAAACAAATACATGAAATAGCAAATCATAAATCCCAAGGTTTTACATTTTTAGTTTCAAGTCCTTTAAAAAGAGATAAAAATGGACAAATAAAAGAAATAGGAAATGCACCATATAAAAGATGGAATATGTTTTTACGTTGGATGGTAAGAGATGATGAACTTGATTTAGGATTATGGAAAGGTATAGATAAAAAAGATTTGATACTGCCTTTGGATACACACACCTTTAATGTATCAAGAAAGCTAGGACTTTTAACACGAAAAACCTATGATTTAAAATCTGCATTGTTAATCACAGAAAAATTAAAAAGTTTTGATATAAATGACCCTATTAAGTATGATTTTTCACTGTATCGTATTGGACAAGAAAAATTATTTATATTTTAA
- a CDS encoding SDR family NAD(P)-dependent oxidoreductase produces MKNILITGCSTGIGLETALVLKHNGFKVYASAREDKDVIKLKNLGFNAFKIDVRNKEQIASALSTILENDKRLDAVFNNAGFGQPGAVEDLSTEVLKEQFETNIFGLHEVTIQVMKIFRKQGYGKIIQHSSVLGIISLKFRGAYNASKYAIEGLTDTLRQEVIGSNISVSVINTGPVTSSFRENSLKNFNANIDIENSYFSKLYKKELKKRLESTKDNTPFNLPASSVANVVFKIMNTKKPKPRYYVTKATYILGFCKRIFSTSIMDKILNKM; encoded by the coding sequence ATGAAAAACATATTAATAACAGGATGTTCAACAGGTATAGGTTTAGAAACTGCATTGGTTTTAAAACATAATGGTTTTAAAGTATATGCAAGTGCTAGAGAAGATAAAGATGTAATCAAGCTTAAAAACTTAGGCTTTAATGCATTTAAAATTGATGTAAGAAACAAAGAGCAAATAGCTTCTGCACTTAGTACAATTTTAGAAAATGATAAAAGATTAGATGCAGTATTTAACAATGCAGGATTTGGGCAACCAGGTGCAGTTGAAGATCTAAGTACTGAAGTTTTAAAAGAACAGTTTGAAACAAACATATTTGGATTACACGAAGTTACAATTCAAGTAATGAAAATATTTAGAAAACAAGGTTATGGAAAAATAATACAACATAGTTCTGTTTTAGGGATTATTTCTTTAAAATTTAGAGGTGCTTATAATGCAAGTAAATATGCAATAGAAGGATTAACAGACACTTTAAGACAAGAAGTAATAGGCTCAAATATCTCTGTAAGTGTTATTAATACAGGTCCTGTAACTTCAAGTTTTAGAGAAAATTCTTTGAAGAATTTTAATGCAAATATTGATATTGAAAATAGTTATTTTAGCAAGCTTTATAAAAAAGAGTTAAAAAAGAGATTAGAATCGACAAAAGACAATACACCTTTCAATCTTCCAGCATCTTCTGTTGCAAATGTGGTATTTAAAATTATGAATACAAAAAAACCAAAACCTAGATATTATGTTACAAAAGCAACATATATTCTAGGATTTTGTAAGAGAATTTTTTCAACTTCAATTATGGATAAAATATTAAATAAAATGTAA
- a CDS encoding ABC transporter permease, translated as MYKFATYLIVSLIGLVFILPFFYTVSPYELNPLKILTSPSLEHLFGTDRLGRDVLARILEGGQTSLIIGFLAASISSLVGLFIGINAGYFKGNIDKTITIVIDLFLTFPTFFLLLALVSYIQASSVILIIVISITGWMGMARLIRSESFAIGNKPYIKILKLSNVSTFKIIFKYFSPLLAPIFLISFTFGVGGSILAESGLSFLGLGINPPQMSWGSLLSDGKSVIDIAWWVSFFPGLMIFLITFSLIQISDFLQSKFNTKEIQNS; from the coding sequence ATGTATAAATTTGCGACATATTTAATAGTTTCTTTAATTGGATTAGTTTTTATATTGCCATTTTTTTATACAGTATCTCCTTATGAATTAAATCCCTTGAAAATTCTAACTAGTCCATCTTTAGAACATCTATTTGGAACAGATAGATTAGGTAGGGATGTATTAGCTAGAATCCTTGAAGGTGGACAAACTTCACTTATAATTGGCTTTTTAGCAGCTAGTATATCTTCGCTAGTTGGTTTGTTTATTGGAATAAATGCAGGATATTTCAAAGGAAATATTGATAAAACTATAACTATAGTAATAGATTTATTTTTAACATTTCCTACATTTTTTTTACTTTTAGCTTTGGTTTCATATATTCAAGCTTCATCTGTTATTTTAATCATTGTAATTTCAATTACAGGATGGATGGGAATGGCTAGGCTTATAAGAAGTGAAAGTTTTGCAATAGGAAATAAACCTTATATTAAAATATTAAAACTATCAAATGTTTCTACTTTTAAAATCATATTTAAATATTTTTCACCTTTATTAGCTCCAATATTTCTTATATCTTTTACTTTTGGAGTAGGGGGTTCGATTTTAGCTGAATCTGGTCTTTCTTTTTTAGGACTTGGTATAAATCCACCTCAAATGTCTTGGGGTTCATTATTAAGTGATGGAAAAAGTGTAATTGATATAGCTTGGTGGGTTAGTTTTTTCCCTGGTTTAATGATATTTTTAATTACATTTTCGCTTATTCAGATTTCAGATTTTTTACAAAGTAAATTTAATACAAAAGAAATTCAAAACTCTTAA
- the rsmD gene encoding 16S rRNA (guanine(966)-N(2))-methyltransferase RsmD — protein MKINTPTTKIIAGKYKGKTIALPSLDVTRSSKSRLKESLFNVLQFDIIDKIFIEAFAGSGSIGLEAVSRDAKKAYFVELDKGSYNILVKNCKAIDMNKCQTIIGDTFVQTPSILESLKSSNDEIILYVDPPFDFRDGMDDIYAKSFKMIEEIENENIFMIIIEHVTTLEIPNTLGKFTLSKTKKFGKSTLSYYTYS, from the coding sequence ATGAAAATAAATACGCCAACAACAAAAATTATTGCAGGAAAATATAAAGGTAAAACAATAGCTTTACCTTCATTAGATGTTACAAGATCGTCTAAATCAAGACTTAAAGAGTCTTTATTTAATGTTTTACAGTTTGATATTATTGATAAAATATTCATAGAAGCTTTTGCAGGTTCTGGATCTATTGGTCTTGAAGCAGTTTCAAGGGATGCTAAAAAAGCATATTTTGTAGAATTAGATAAAGGTTCATATAATATTCTTGTAAAAAATTGTAAAGCAATTGATATGAATAAATGTCAAACAATTATTGGAGATACTTTTGTTCAAACACCTTCTATTTTAGAATCTTTGAAAAGTTCAAATGATGAAATTATACTTTATGTAGATCCTCCTTTTGATTTTAGAGATGGTATGGATGATATTTATGCAAAATCTTTTAAAATGATTGAAGAAATAGAAAATGAAAATATTTTTATGATTATTATAGAGCATGTTACAACTTTAGAAATTCCAAATACACTTGGTAAATTTACTTTAAGTAAAACTAAGAAGTTTGGTAAAAGTACACTTTCATATTATACTTATTCATAG